The Deinococcus humi genome has a segment encoding these proteins:
- a CDS encoding Ig domain-containing protein yields MKRVRTTWPALALALSLAVAGCGQPVTGTSTGSGRDILYFADSAAGLPVMYQGEEYGADLSISGGAGPYTLKVASGTLPPGIKLSGQRLTGMPTTTGTYKFTLEVTDSTLSTRAKEYTVNVNTLPPLSLAPKLPSGEIRGETRIPVNITAPRNVRAARLNWELPAGVAVTRVQASEGSGVLFWQQQGQVLTVDMGFKTVPRNGVRVALIGVKPAKPVTLDATKLGYEARDGTGKLLAGRTMAGAVMSETSTASKGETPASTEQPASTEAVPVPTTTPTPTTPDATPPTETTPTAPQTAPSDTPATPPGQDPANPIEPPKPPVQGEPGARLNTGAPL; encoded by the coding sequence ATGAAGCGAGTTCGCACAACGTGGCCCGCGCTGGCCCTGGCGCTGAGCCTCGCCGTGGCTGGATGCGGTCAGCCGGTCACCGGCACCTCCACCGGGAGCGGCCGGGACATCCTCTACTTTGCCGACAGCGCCGCTGGTCTGCCCGTGATGTACCAGGGGGAGGAATACGGGGCTGATCTGAGCATCTCGGGCGGCGCAGGACCGTACACCCTGAAGGTGGCGAGCGGCACGCTGCCTCCTGGCATCAAGCTGAGCGGTCAGCGCCTGACCGGCATGCCCACCACCACCGGCACCTACAAGTTCACGCTGGAAGTCACCGATTCCACCCTCAGTACGCGGGCCAAGGAATACACCGTCAACGTCAACACCCTGCCGCCCCTGTCGCTGGCCCCCAAGCTGCCCTCGGGCGAGATTCGCGGCGAGACGCGCATTCCTGTCAACATCACCGCGCCCCGCAACGTGCGCGCCGCCCGCCTGAACTGGGAACTGCCTGCGGGCGTGGCTGTAACCCGCGTGCAGGCCTCCGAGGGAAGCGGCGTGCTGTTCTGGCAGCAGCAGGGTCAGGTGCTGACCGTGGACATGGGGTTCAAGACCGTTCCACGCAACGGGGTCCGTGTCGCCCTGATTGGAGTCAAACCGGCCAAGCCCGTCACCCTGGACGCCACCAAACTGGGCTACGAAGCCCGCGACGGCACAGGCAAGCTGCTGGCGGGCAGAACCATGGCGGGGGCGGTCATGAGCGAAACCTCCACGGCCAGCAAGGGGGAGACTCCGGCCAGCACGGAGCAGCCCGCCTCTACCGAAGCTGTGCCCGTCCCCACCACGACACCCACGCCGACGACACCCGACGCAACGCCTCCGACCGAGACGACGCCGACCGCTCCCCAGACGGCGCCCAGCGACACCCCTGCAACGCCTCCGGGACAAGACCCCGCGAACCCCATTGAGCCGCCCAAGCCGCCCGTTCAGGGTGAGCCCGGGGCGCGGCTGAACACTGGAGCGCCACTGTGA
- a CDS encoding OsmC family protein codes for MADIARKANAQWMGDLKGGKGNISTESGTVKNAQYSFSTRFENGTGTNPEELLAAAHAGCFTMQLCAILAGHGHDPQDVRTEATCEMVKDGPGFKVSAMKLNVRGKVGNIDQAEFEKHVAQAAKMCPLSKVMEGNVDITHEAVLE; via the coding sequence ATGGCAGATATTGCAAGGAAAGCGAATGCCCAGTGGATGGGTGACCTCAAGGGTGGCAAGGGCAACATCAGCACCGAGAGTGGCACGGTCAAGAACGCGCAGTACTCGTTCAGCACGCGCTTCGAAAACGGAACCGGGACCAACCCGGAAGAGTTGCTGGCCGCCGCACACGCAGGCTGCTTCACCATGCAGCTGTGCGCGATCCTGGCAGGTCACGGCCACGATCCGCAGGACGTGCGGACGGAAGCCACCTGCGAGATGGTCAAGGATGGCCCGGGCTTTAAGGTCAGCGCCATGAAACTGAACGTGCGCGGCAAGGTGGGCAACATTGATCAGGCCGAGTTCGAGAAGCATGTGGCCCAGGCGGCCAAGATGTGCCCCCTGAGCAAGGTCATGGAGGGCAACGTGGACATTACCCACGAGGCCGTGCTGGAGTAG